ATAGCTGGTTCTCCGCGAAAGCTATTTAGGTAGCGCCTCGAATGAATACCGTGCGGGGTAGAGCACTGGATGGGCTAGGGCCGCCCACAGCGGTACCGCACTCAACCAAACTCCGAATACGCACGAGTACTGTTCGGGAGACACACGGCGGGTGCTAACGTCCGTCGTGAAGAGGGCAACAACCCTGACCGACAGCTAAGGCCCCCAATTCGTGGCTAAGTGGGAAAGGATGTGGGACTCCCAAAACAACCAGGAGGTTGGCTTAGAAGCAGCCATCCTTTAAAGAAAGCGTAACAGCTCACTGGTCTAGCCAAGGGGTCCTGCGCCGAAAATGTAACGGGGCTCAAGCCACGAGCCGAAGCTTCGGGTGCATCTTACGATGCGCGGTAGCGGAGCGTTCCGTAAGCCTGTGAAGGAGGACCCGTGAGGGCCTCTGGAGGTATCGGAAGTGCGAATGCTGACATGAGTAACGACAAAGAGTGTGAAAGACACTCTCGCCGAAAGTCCAAGGGTTCCTGCGTAAAGTTAATCTGCGCAGGGTCAGCCGGCCCCTAAGGCGAGGCCGAAAGGCGTAGTCGATGGGAATGGGGCGAATATTCCCCAGCCAGTGGATGGTGACGGATGCCGTGTATCGTTCGGCCTTATCGGATTGGCCGGGCGGTGAAGGGGTCCCAGGAAACAGCCTCCACATCAAGACCGTACCCGAAACCGACACAGGTGGACTGGTAGAGCATACCAAGGCGCTTGAGAGAACGATGCTGAAGGAACTCGGCAATCTGCCTCCGTAACTTCGGGATAAGGAGGCCCTGTGGGTGCGCAAGCATCGGCAGGGGGCACAGACCAGGGGGTGGCGACTGTTTATCTAAAACACAGGACTCTGCGAAGTCGAGAAGACGACGTATAGGGTCTGACGCCTGCCCGGTGCCGGAAGGTCAAGAGGAGAGGTGAGAGCCTTGAATCGAAGCCCCGGTAAACGGCGGCCGTAACTATAACGGTCCTAAGGTAGCGAAATTCCTTGTCGGGTAAGTTCCGACCTGCACGAATGGCGTAACGATCTCCCCGCTGTCTCCAGCATCGGCTCAGTGAAATTGAATTCCCCGTGAAGATGCGGGGTTCCTGCGGTCAGACGGAAAGACCCCGTGCACCTTTACTGTAGCTTTGCGCTGGCCCTCGTGTCGGCATGTGTAGGATAGGTGGTAGGCTACGAAGTCCGGGCGCCAGCCTGGATGGAGCCGTCCTTGAAATACCACCCTTGACGTTATGAGGGTCTAACCGCATCCCGTGATCCGGGATCGGGACCGCGCATGGCAGGCAGTTTGACTGGGGCGGTCGCCTCCCAAAGCGTAACGGAGGCGTGCAACGGTAGGCTCAGACCGGTCGGAAATCGGTCGTCGAGTGCAATGGCATAAGCCTGCCTGACTGCGAGACGTACATGTCGAGCAGAGACGAAAGTCGGTCATAGTGATCCGGTGGTCCCGCGTGGGTGGGCCATCGCTCAACGGATAAAAGGTACGCCGGGGATAACAGGCTGATGACCCCCAAGAGTCCATATCGACGGGGTCGTTTGGCACCTCGATGTCGGCTCATCACATCCTGGGGCTGGAGCAGGTCCCAAGGGTTCGGCTGTTCGCCGATTAAAGTGGTACGTGAGCTGGGTTCAGAACGTCGTGAGACAGTTCGGTCCCTATCTGCCGTGGGTGTTGGAGTTCTGAGAGGATCTGTCCCTAGTACGAGAGGACCGGGATGGACGAACCTCTGGTGGACCTGTTGTGGCGCCAGCCGCAGTGCAGGGTAGCTATGTTCGGTCGGGATAACCGCTGAAGGCATCTAAGCGGGAAACCCCCCTCGAAACGAGAACTCCCTCGAGAGCCGTGGAAGACGACCACGTGGATAGGCTGGATGTGCAAGCGCGGTAACGCGCTGAGCTGACCAGTACTAATCGCTCGATCGGCTTGATCGCTCTCATGATCCGTGTCCGGATCGGCCACATGAACACGCCACACACGATGACGAATGCTTGCCCGAACGCGACGTGCTTGGCCGGTCTGGTGGTCTGAGCGGGGTGTCTCGAACCCGATCCCATCTCGAACTCGGCCGTTAACCGCCCCAGCGCCTATGGTACTGTGTCTCAAGACACGGGAGAGTCGGTCACCGCCAGACCTGCCAAGCACGTCACATTCCCTCATCGCGACGACACCCTGACGCGGGGTGGAGCAGCCCGGTAGCTCGTCAGGCTCATAACCTGAAGGTCACAGGTTCAAATCCTGTCCCCGCAACCAAACGCCATCAAGAAAGCCCGCCGGTACATCCCGGCGGGCTTTCTTGCGTTCGTCGATCAGCGTAAGGCGAAGCCGTCATAGCCCTGGGCTGCGACATGCTCGCAGATGCCGCGGTAATGCGCCATGCCGCCGGCATAGGGCATGAACACCCGCGGCTTTCCCGGCACGTTGGCGCCCAGGTACCACGAACTGCTCGCCATCGGCAGCAGCGTCGCCGACGCCGCCCGCTCGACCTCCGCGCCCCACGCTTCCGCTGCCTCCGGCGTCGCCTCGATCCGGTCGAGGCCGTGCTCGCGGACATGCTTGATGCAGCCGGCGATCCATTCGGCGTGCTGCTCGATCGCCACCGGCATGTTGGTGAGAACCGAGGGGCTGCCCGGGCCGGTCATCGTGAACAGGTTCGGGAAGCCCGGGACCTGCAGGCCGAGATAGCTCCTCGGGCCTGCCGCCCATTCCTCCTTGAGAGAACGACCGTCGCGGCCCCGGATGTCGAGAGCGAGGAGGGGGCCGGTGAGCGCGTCGAAACCGGTGGCGAAGACGATGATGTCGAGGGGATAGGTCGCGTCCGAGGTGCGCACGCCCTCGGGCACGATCGCGGCGATCGGCGTCTTCTTCAGGTCGACGAGCGTGACGTCGGGGCGGTTGAAGGTCTCGAAATAATCGGTGTCGATCGGCGGGCGTTTGGTCGCGAAGAGGTGGTCGCGCGGCGTGAGCGCCTCCGCCGTGTCCGGATCCGTCACGATGCTGCGGATCTTGGCCCGGATGAACTCGGAGGCGGTCTCGTTGGCGTCCTGGTCGAGCATGATGTCGCGGAAGGCCGCGCGGAAGCGCAGGCCGCCGCGCTCCCAGGCCGCCTCGTAGATCGCCAGCCTCTCCTGGGGCGAGACGTCGAAGACCGAGCGGTCCGAGAAATCGAAGGGATGGCCGTTCGGCGCCGCGCGGGCTTTGGCGCGCAACTCCGACGAATTCTCGCGCACCCACGCCTTGAACGTATCGTCCATCGGGCCGTTGCGGGCCGGCACGCTGTAATTGGCGGTGCGCTGGAATACCGTGAGATGGGCGGCTTGCGCGGCGATGACCGGAGTCGCCTGGATGCCGGTCGAGCCGGTGCCGATCAGCCCGACCCGCTGGCCCGAGAAGTCGACGCCGTCATGGGGCCAGCGGCCGGTATGGTACCAGGCGCCCGAGAAGCTTTCGAGGCCAGGGATCGTCGGCACGTTGGCACTCGACAGGCAGCCGACCGCGGTGATCAGGAATTGCGCCTCGAACCGCTCGCCGCTCTCTGTCGTGACGATCCAGCGATTGGCCGCTTCGATGTAGGTGGCGCCGGCGACGCGGGTGCCGAGCTGGATGTCGCGCCGTAAGGAGAAGCGGTCGGCGACATGGTCGAGGTAGCGGCGGATCTCGCCGTGCTCAGGGTAGCGCTCGGTCCAGTTCCATTCCTCCTCGAGTTCGCGCGAGAACGAGTAGGAATAGTAGTAGCTTTCGGAGTCGCAGCGTGCGCCCGGATAGCGGTTCCAGTACCAGGTACCGCCGATGCCCTCGGCCGCCTCCAGCACCCGCACCGACAGGCCGAGCCGGTCGCGCAGCAGATGGAGCTGATACAGGCCGGAAAACCCGGCCCCGACGATGATCGCGTCGTAACGACGGACGGGAGCGGCCTCGTTCGGCTCTCTCATGGCGTCGGTGTCTCCCTGTCCGAAGACCGTGACGCCCGTGGGCGCCCAGCTCCGTGATATCGGCTCCCGCGGAAACGGCGTGACCGCGGCTCCTGTCCGATCAGGCTAGCAAGCGACCGGCGTCTCGACCACGCGCCGTGAGCGCGCGCCACCCATGAAGAGGGATCAGGTGACGGAGCCGGGTGCCGCGTGGCCGATCCGCCCACGCGGCGGGTCGACACCGCCGGTCGTTCAGACGCTCCGGTCGTTGCGGCGCAGGCTCTCGGGCATCGCGAAGAGCAGGAGCCCGGCGGCGACGAGGCAGAGGCAGCCGATGCCGTAGAGCGCCGGGGTGGTGGAGCCGGTGAGGTCCTTGACCCAGCCGACCATGACCGGGCTGACGATGCCGCCGAACTGACCCAGCGTGTTGATGAGCGCGATGCCGCCCGCCGCGCCGACACCGGTGACGAGCTTCGCCGGCAAGGTCCAGAAGGTCGGGATCGACGCGACGATACCGGAGCCGAGCAGCGCGAGGGCGATCATCAGCGGGACGATCTCTCTGTCGAACAGACCGGCGAGGAAGAAGCCGAGGGCTGCGGCGACCGCCAGGCCGGCGACGAATTTCAGCCGCTCGCCCGAGGCGTCCGACAGGCGCCCGATGACGATCATGCTGACCGCACCGCAGATGTAGGGAATCGCGGTCAGGAAGCCGACCGAGGCGGCGGCCCCGCCGCTCGCGGTCTTGATCAGGTCCGGGCCCCAGAAGTTGAGGCCGTAGGAGCCGACCTGAAGCAGGAAATAGACGAGGGCGATGAGCAGGAAGCCCGGCTGCCTGATCGCGCCCCACAGCGAATGGTCGCCGATGCCGTGGTTATGGTGGGCGATGCGGGAGGACAGAAGATCCTTTTCCTCGGCCGAGAGCCAGCGCGCGTCGGCGATCCGGTCTTCGAGGCGGGTGAGCACCAGGGCCCCGAGGATCAGGCAGGGCAGGCCGCCGGCGAGGAAGAGCCATTGCCAGCCGGCGAGGCCCGCGACGCCGTTGAGACCGCCGAGGATCAGCCCGGCCGCCGGCGCGCCGACGATGCCGGCGAAGGCCGAGGCGACGAACATGAACGAGGTGACGCGGCCGCGGAACGAGGCCGGGAACCACAGGGTGAGATAGTACAGGATGCCGGGGGCGAAGCCGGCCTCCATCGCGCCGATCAGGAAGCGCAGGACGTAGAAGTGCCACTCGGTGCGGATGACGATCATCAGCGCGGTGGCGATGCCCCACGAGATCATGATCCGGGCGATCCAGCGCCGCGCGCCGACCCGGTAGAGGGCGAGGTTCGACGGCACCTCGAAGATGACGTAGCCGACCACGAACATGCTGGCGCCGAGGCCGTAGGCGACGTTGCTGAAGCCGAGGTCGCTCTGGAGCTGGAACTTCGCGAAGCTGATGTTGATGCGGTCGAAGAACGCGAACAGGTAGCAGATCATGATCAGCGGCATCAGCCGCCAGGCGACCTTGCGGATGACGGCAGCCTCGGTGAGGGCGTCGGAGCCGGCGAGCGGGCCGGCGGTGGCGATGGCCATGGGATTTCCTCCGGGCTTGGGTGGAGCCTTGGCCCGCGATGCGGGCATGAGTAGAGCCATTGCCCGCGATGCGGGCTTGGGTAGAGCCATTGCCCGCGATGCGGGCACGGGGGCGCCTTCGCCCGGGGGACGGGCGGGGCGGGTTTTGCGGTCCGGTGAGATTCGGCGAGGCTGCCTTCTTCCGGGCGGCGCGCGCGCCGGTGTCAGGCCGCCTTGAGCGGCGGGGCCGGGTGCAGGTCGCGCGGACGACCGGCCTTGGCGACCTGGCCCGGTCCGTCATGGCCGACGAGGCGGGGCAGGTCGCGGGACAGGGCGATGAGGGCGTCGAGGTCGAGGCCGGTCGACAGGCCCATCTCCTCGGCCATGCTCGCGAGGTCCTCGGTGCAGATGTTGCCGGTGGCGCCGGGCGCGAACGGGCAGCCGCCGAGGCCCCCGAGGGCCGCGTCGAACCGGCGTGCGCCGGCGTCAAAGGCCGCGAGCACGTTGGCGAGACCGCAGCCGCGGGTGTCGTGGAAATGGAGCGTCAGGCGGTCGGCCCCCACCAGCGGCAGCACCCGGGCGACGAGGCGGGCGACCTGGCGCGGATTGGCCATGCCGGTGGTGTCGGCCAGCGTCACCCCGTCGACCCCGAGCGCCAGATAGCGCTCGACCTGGACCAGCACCTTGTCCTCGGGCTGGAGCCCCTCGAACGGGCAGCCGAAGGCGGTCGCCGCGGTGGCGTTGACGCCGACCTCGCCCCGCACAGTTTCCATGATCGCGGAAAAGCCCCGGATCGAGGCCTCCGGCGTCATGCCCATATTGGCACGGTTATGGGTCTCGCTCACCGAGGCGACGAGGTTGATCTCGTCGGCGCGTGCGGCGAGGGCCCGCTCGGCGCCCTTCGGGTTCGGCACGAGGGCGACGTAGGTGGCGCCGGGCCGGCGCGCGATGCCGGAAAAAACCTCGGCCGCGTCGGCGAGCGCCGGTACCGCCTTCGG
This sequence is a window from Methylobacterium sp. SyP6R. Protein-coding genes within it:
- a CDS encoding flavin-containing monooxygenase, translating into MREPNEAAPVRRYDAIIVGAGFSGLYQLHLLRDRLGLSVRVLEAAEGIGGTWYWNRYPGARCDSESYYYSYSFSRELEEEWNWTERYPEHGEIRRYLDHVADRFSLRRDIQLGTRVAGATYIEAANRWIVTTESGERFEAQFLITAVGCLSSANVPTIPGLESFSGAWYHTGRWPHDGVDFSGQRVGLIGTGSTGIQATPVIAAQAAHLTVFQRTANYSVPARNGPMDDTFKAWVRENSSELRAKARAAPNGHPFDFSDRSVFDVSPQERLAIYEAAWERGGLRFRAAFRDIMLDQDANETASEFIRAKIRSIVTDPDTAEALTPRDHLFATKRPPIDTDYFETFNRPDVTLVDLKKTPIAAIVPEGVRTSDATYPLDIIVFATGFDALTGPLLALDIRGRDGRSLKEEWAAGPRSYLGLQVPGFPNLFTMTGPGSPSVLTNMPVAIEQHAEWIAGCIKHVREHGLDRIEATPEAAEAWGAEVERAASATLLPMASSSWYLGANVPGKPRVFMPYAGGMAHYRGICEHVAAQGYDGFALR
- a CDS encoding hydroxymethylglutaryl-CoA lyase: MSGIVIQEVATRDGFQIEPVFVPTAEKIRLIDALSAAGFTRIEVSSFVSPKAVPALADAAEVFSGIARRPGATYVALVPNPKGAERALAARADEINLVASVSETHNRANMGMTPEASIRGFSAIMETVRGEVGVNATAATAFGCPFEGLQPEDKVLVQVERYLALGVDGVTLADTTGMANPRQVARLVARVLPLVGADRLTLHFHDTRGCGLANVLAAFDAGARRFDAALGGLGGCPFAPGATGNICTEDLASMAEEMGLSTGLDLDALIALSRDLPRLVGHDGPGQVAKAGRPRDLHPAPPLKAA
- a CDS encoding MFS transporter; protein product: MAIATAGPLAGSDALTEAAVIRKVAWRLMPLIMICYLFAFFDRINISFAKFQLQSDLGFSNVAYGLGASMFVVGYVIFEVPSNLALYRVGARRWIARIMISWGIATALMIVIRTEWHFYVLRFLIGAMEAGFAPGILYYLTLWFPASFRGRVTSFMFVASAFAGIVGAPAAGLILGGLNGVAGLAGWQWLFLAGGLPCLILGALVLTRLEDRIADARWLSAEEKDLLSSRIAHHNHGIGDHSLWGAIRQPGFLLIALVYFLLQVGSYGLNFWGPDLIKTASGGAAASVGFLTAIPYICGAVSMIVIGRLSDASGERLKFVAGLAVAAALGFFLAGLFDREIVPLMIALALLGSGIVASIPTFWTLPAKLVTGVGAAGGIALINTLGQFGGIVSPVMVGWVKDLTGSTTPALYGIGCLCLVAAGLLLFAMPESLRRNDRSV